One segment of Niveibacterium microcysteis DNA contains the following:
- a CDS encoding DNA translocase FtsK has translation MLFSGSMRAPSQPLPERMAGLVREARWLLFGVLGFYLALILYGYQKSDPGWSHAVRVDKVLNPGGRFGAWFSDLLLSVFGVSAWWWVALLVWGIVAGLRRWRQELAGSKRSTFLVVAGFIVVLLASAAIEAVRFYAHTWALPGEPGGVLGIELGRIVTNYLGFTGGTLVLLALWAAGTSLFFGFSWMNALERIGYWVENGGAELRARIQAWQDRKVGQQVAEKREEKVKRERKKREEAPPPQIRIEPAVVEVVRSERVEKERQQVLFADAASGGLPALSLLDPASNDVEPPSVEALEYTSRLIERKLADFGVEVKILAAYPGPVITRYEIEPAVGVKGSQIVNLVKDLARALSVMSIRVVETIPGKSCMGLELPNPKRQTVRLSEILGSAAYHNMHSALTVGLGKDIGGNPVVADLGKMPHLLVAGTTGSGKSVGVNAMILSLLYKSEPDKVRLIMVDPKMLELSIYEGIPHLLAPVVTDMRHAAHALNWCVGEMERRYKLMAALGVRNLAGFNKQITDAQKAGKPLTNPFSITPESPEPLSTMPAIVVVIDELADLMMVVGKKIEELIARLAQKARAAGIHLILATQRPSVDVITGLIKANIPTRIAFQVSSKIDSRTILDQMGAEALLGMGDMLYLAPGTGFPTRVHGAYVADDEVHKVVEYLKQTGEPDYIEGILTGADESGGDLMGEGGGEADAEADPMYDQAVDVVLKTRRPSISLVQRHLRIGYNRAARLIEQMEKAGLVSPMGPSGGREVIAPNQQREE, from the coding sequence ATGCTGTTTTCCGGTTCGATGCGCGCCCCGTCCCAACCCCTGCCTGAGCGTATGGCGGGCTTGGTGCGCGAGGCGCGCTGGCTCTTGTTCGGCGTGCTGGGCTTCTACCTGGCCCTGATCCTGTATGGCTATCAGAAGTCCGACCCGGGCTGGTCCCATGCCGTCAGGGTCGACAAGGTGCTGAATCCGGGCGGTCGATTCGGCGCGTGGTTCTCCGACCTCCTGCTCTCGGTGTTTGGCGTTTCAGCCTGGTGGTGGGTTGCGCTGCTCGTATGGGGCATCGTCGCGGGTTTGCGCCGTTGGCGGCAGGAGCTTGCGGGCAGCAAACGCTCGACCTTCCTTGTTGTTGCCGGATTTATCGTCGTACTGCTGGCAAGCGCAGCCATCGAGGCTGTCCGCTTCTACGCCCACACCTGGGCGCTGCCGGGCGAACCGGGTGGCGTGTTGGGCATCGAACTCGGCCGGATCGTCACGAACTACCTGGGTTTCACTGGCGGCACGCTGGTGCTTCTGGCGCTCTGGGCTGCAGGAACAAGCTTGTTCTTCGGGTTCTCATGGATGAATGCGCTTGAGCGCATTGGTTATTGGGTCGAGAACGGTGGCGCTGAATTGCGTGCGCGAATTCAGGCGTGGCAGGACCGCAAGGTTGGCCAGCAGGTCGCCGAAAAGCGCGAAGAGAAGGTCAAACGCGAGCGCAAGAAGCGTGAAGAGGCCCCGCCGCCTCAGATCCGTATCGAACCGGCCGTGGTTGAAGTGGTGCGCTCCGAGCGGGTGGAGAAGGAGCGCCAGCAGGTGCTCTTCGCCGACGCAGCCAGCGGCGGTTTGCCGGCGCTCTCGCTGCTCGATCCAGCGTCGAATGATGTGGAGCCGCCGTCTGTCGAGGCGCTCGAATACACATCAAGGCTCATCGAGCGGAAGCTGGCGGATTTTGGGGTCGAGGTAAAGATCCTGGCCGCTTACCCAGGCCCGGTGATCACCCGATACGAGATCGAGCCCGCGGTGGGCGTGAAGGGGAGCCAGATTGTCAATCTGGTGAAGGACTTGGCGCGTGCGCTGTCGGTAATGAGCATTCGCGTCGTCGAAACGATTCCCGGCAAGAGTTGCATGGGTCTGGAGTTGCCGAACCCGAAGCGGCAGACTGTTCGCTTGTCCGAAATCCTTGGCTCGGCGGCGTATCACAACATGCATTCGGCGCTGACCGTGGGCTTGGGCAAGGACATCGGTGGCAACCCGGTGGTGGCGGATCTCGGAAAGATGCCGCACTTGCTGGTGGCGGGTACGACCGGCTCCGGCAAGTCCGTCGGCGTGAATGCGATGATCCTGTCGCTGCTCTACAAGTCCGAGCCCGACAAGGTCCGCCTGATCATGGTCGACCCGAAAATGCTGGAACTCTCGATCTACGAGGGTATCCCGCATCTGCTCGCGCCAGTCGTGACCGATATGCGCCACGCCGCGCATGCGCTGAACTGGTGCGTGGGCGAGATGGAGCGACGCTACAAGCTGATGGCCGCACTGGGCGTGCGCAACCTTGCCGGGTTCAATAAGCAGATTACCGACGCGCAGAAGGCGGGCAAGCCGTTGACCAACCCGTTCTCGATCACACCGGAAAGCCCGGAGCCGCTGTCTACGATGCCGGCCATCGTGGTGGTGATCGACGAGCTGGCCGACCTGATGATGGTGGTCGGCAAGAAGATCGAAGAGTTGATCGCCCGTCTAGCACAGAAGGCCCGTGCGGCGGGGATTCACCTAATTCTGGCAACGCAGCGCCCGTCGGTGGATGTGATCACTGGCCTGATCAAGGCCAACATTCCGACGCGGATTGCGTTCCAGGTATCGAGCAAGATCGACTCACGCACGATTCTCGATCAGATGGGCGCCGAGGCGCTGCTGGGCATGGGCGACATGCTGTACCTCGCGCCGGGTACCGGATTCCCGACCCGTGTGCATGGCGCCTACGTGGCGGATGACGAGGTGCACAAGGTTGTCGAGTACCTGAAGCAAACCGGTGAGCCCGACTACATCGAAGGTATTCTGACCGGGGCCGATGAGAGCGGCGGTGACCTGATGGGCGAGGGCGGTGGTGAAGCGGACGCCGAAGCCGACCCGATGTATGACCAAGCTGTGGACGTGGTGCTCAAGACGCGGCGCCCGTCGATTTCGCTGGTGCAGCGTCATCTGCGTATCGGCTATAACCGCGCGGCACGCCTCATCGAGCAGATGGAGAAGGCGGGCCTGGTGTCGCCGATGGGGCCCAGTGGCGGCCGCGAGGTGATTGCCCCCAACCAGCAGCGGGAAGAGTAG
- the lolA gene encoding outer membrane lipoprotein chaperone LolA encodes MRYFKVAALVAAFAFSGSSNAGGLDDLKQFLTQTKAAKSRFSQTVVGRNGKTTQKASGTFVFQRPGKFRFVYEQPYAQIIVGDGQKLWTWDKDLNQVTVKPVTQALGATPAALLTGDGQLERNFVLKDAGQSDGMAWVEATPKQQDAGFDRVRIGFVGGQLRGMEVRDNFGQTTLIQFSSFETNPSLDAAEFRFTPPKGADVVGE; translated from the coding sequence ATGCGTTATTTCAAAGTCGCCGCGCTGGTCGCGGCGTTTGCCTTTTCCGGGTCGTCGAACGCTGGCGGCCTTGATGACCTCAAGCAGTTCCTGACACAGACAAAGGCGGCGAAGTCGCGTTTCTCGCAGACGGTGGTCGGCCGCAATGGCAAGACCACTCAGAAAGCGTCAGGCACTTTCGTGTTCCAGCGGCCGGGCAAGTTTCGCTTCGTGTACGAGCAGCCCTACGCTCAGATCATCGTCGGTGACGGCCAGAAGCTTTGGACCTGGGACAAGGATCTGAATCAGGTCACGGTCAAGCCCGTGACGCAGGCGCTCGGTGCAACCCCCGCAGCCTTGCTGACGGGCGACGGTCAGCTTGAGCGCAACTTCGTGCTGAAGGACGCGGGTCAGTCGGACGGCATGGCCTGGGTGGAAGCCACGCCAAAACAACAGGATGCGGGTTTTGATCGTGTGCGCATCGGTTTCGTGGGCGGGCAGCTGCGTGGCATGGAAGTGCGCGACAACTTTGGCCAGACCACGCTGATCCAGTTTTCGAGTTTTGAGACCAACCCCTCGCTTGATGCCGCGGAATTCCGCTTCACGCCGCCCAAGGGGGCGGATGTGGTCGGTGAGTGA
- a CDS encoding replication-associated recombination protein A, producing the protein MTADLFSTPSENNAPLAERLRPKTLDDVVGQRHLLGPGKPLRLAVEAGRPHSMILWGPPGVGKTTLARLMATHFDAEFIALSAVFSGVKEIREAVQRAEIHRAQGRRTILFVDEVHRFNKAQQDAFLPFVESGLFTFIGATTENPSFEVNSALLSRAAVYVLESIKPEDMQALFVRAQRDAFADLSFDAEALERLVGWADGDARRFLNVLETLRTAAEASGLTDVTAEFVQNTLAQNLRRFDKGGDAFYDQISALHKSVRGSNPDAALYWLVRMLDGGADPLYLGRRVVRMAVEDIGLADPRALTMSLEACQTFERLGSPEGELALAQAVIYLACAAKSNAVYMAYKAARKFVSEDISRPVPVHLRNAPTKLMKELGYGKAYRYAHDEPEAYAAGEDYLPEGMAAVSWYDPTDRGLEAKIAQKLAYLKGLDRNAREAEGQ; encoded by the coding sequence ATGACGGCTGACCTTTTCTCGACGCCCAGCGAGAACAATGCGCCGCTCGCCGAGCGCCTTCGCCCGAAGACGCTGGACGACGTGGTCGGGCAGCGTCACCTGCTGGGGCCGGGCAAGCCGCTGCGGCTTGCAGTTGAGGCGGGGCGCCCGCATTCGATGATCCTCTGGGGGCCTCCCGGCGTTGGCAAGACCACGTTGGCCCGCCTGATGGCGACGCATTTCGACGCCGAATTCATCGCGCTGTCGGCCGTGTTCTCCGGCGTGAAGGAGATCCGTGAAGCGGTTCAGCGCGCCGAGATCCATCGCGCACAGGGCCGCCGCACGATTCTGTTCGTCGATGAAGTGCATCGCTTCAACAAGGCGCAGCAGGACGCGTTCCTGCCCTTTGTAGAGTCAGGGCTCTTCACCTTCATTGGCGCGACGACCGAGAATCCGTCGTTCGAGGTGAATTCCGCGCTGCTCTCGCGGGCTGCGGTGTATGTGCTGGAGAGCATCAAGCCAGAAGACATGCAGGCGCTCTTCGTGCGCGCACAGCGTGATGCGTTTGCGGATCTGTCGTTCGACGCCGAGGCGCTTGAGCGTCTCGTCGGCTGGGCTGATGGCGATGCGCGTCGCTTTCTGAATGTGCTGGAAACGCTGCGCACCGCGGCCGAGGCGAGCGGCCTGACTGACGTCACCGCCGAATTCGTGCAGAACACGCTCGCGCAGAACCTGCGGCGTTTCGACAAGGGCGGCGATGCGTTCTACGACCAGATCTCGGCCCTGCACAAATCGGTGCGTGGTTCGAATCCGGATGCAGCGCTCTACTGGCTGGTGCGCATGCTCGATGGTGGCGCCGACCCGCTCTACTTGGGGCGCCGCGTCGTACGCATGGCCGTTGAGGACATCGGCCTCGCTGATCCGCGCGCGCTGACAATGAGCCTTGAGGCGTGTCAGACCTTCGAACGGCTGGGTTCCCCCGAGGGTGAGCTAGCCCTGGCTCAGGCCGTGATCTACCTTGCCTGTGCAGCGAAATCCAATGCGGTTTACATGGCCTACAAGGCGGCGCGCAAGTTTGTCAGTGAAGACATTAGCCGACCAGTGCCGGTGCACCTGCGCAACGCGCCGACCAAGCTGATGAAGGAGTTGGGCTACGGCAAGGCCTATCGCTATGCTCATGATGAGCCAGAAGCCTACGCCGCGGGCGAAGACTACTTGCCCGAAGGGATGGCCGCGGTCAGTTGGTACGACCCAACTGACCGCGGGTTGGAGGCGAAGATCGCCCAGAAGCTCGCATACCTGAAGGGGTTAGACCGCAACGCACGAGAGGCGGAGGGTCAATGA
- a CDS encoding Crp/Fnr family transcriptional regulator, whose protein sequence is MSTSTPVSVTALKTFPIFQGLSDEKLQPIARCAIMRRAPRGSSVVSAGDRTDYVYFVLTGSLKVLVSDEDGREVILTMIGQGELFGEMGVVDEEPRSATVVAVTPADLVTISKTDFRRILQENFEVALHLMRNLARRLRVADRKIESLALMDVYGRVARLLLDMAAEDGSGRVVKRKISKQDIAKMIGASREMVSRVMKDLQVQGLIKETDDGIVLCDSIDDL, encoded by the coding sequence ATGAGCACAAGCACTCCCGTTTCTGTCACCGCCCTGAAGACGTTTCCGATCTTTCAGGGTTTGTCCGACGAAAAGCTGCAGCCGATTGCCCGCTGCGCGATCATGCGCCGCGCGCCGCGCGGCTCCAGCGTGGTGAGCGCGGGCGACCGAACCGATTACGTGTACTTTGTACTCACCGGCAGCCTGAAAGTTCTCGTCAGCGACGAGGATGGCCGCGAAGTGATCCTCACCATGATCGGCCAGGGCGAGTTGTTCGGCGAGATGGGCGTCGTGGACGAAGAGCCGCGTTCGGCGACTGTTGTTGCGGTCACGCCGGCCGATCTCGTCACGATTTCCAAGACCGACTTCCGCCGCATCCTGCAAGAGAACTTCGAAGTTGCGCTGCATCTGATGCGTAACCTGGCGCGCCGTCTGCGCGTGGCTGATCGCAAGATCGAGAGCCTTGCGCTGATGGACGTCTATGGCCGCGTTGCGCGTTTGCTGCTCGACATGGCGGCCGAGGATGGCAGCGGCCGCGTGGTGAAGCGCAAGATCTCGAAGCAGGACATCGCAAAGATGATCGGCGCCTCGCGCGAGATGGTCAGCCGCGTGATGAAGGACCTGCAGGTGCAAGGGCTGATCAAGGAAACCGACGACGGCATCGTGCTCTGCGACAGCATTGACGACCTGTAA